The following proteins are co-located in the Phreatobacter oligotrophus genome:
- a CDS encoding bleomycin resistance protein — translation MRDIDRSLSFWIEVMGFGIRYQRPEHRFAYLMRGHSHVMLVEQRPPDHPRGETWTGGPLERPYGRGINLQIEVDDMGPTIAALAQRNWPLFREPRDAWYRRDDIEVGQRELMFQDPDGYLIRFGQFLGQRPRAT, via the coding sequence GTGAGGGATATCGACCGGAGCCTGTCCTTCTGGATTGAGGTCATGGGCTTCGGTATCCGCTACCAACGCCCAGAACACCGTTTCGCCTATCTGATGCGTGGCCACTCGCATGTCATGCTCGTCGAACAGCGCCCCCCGGATCATCCTCGGGGCGAGACCTGGACGGGTGGCCCGCTCGAGCGACCTTACGGCCGCGGGATCAACCTCCAGATCGAAGTGGACGACATGGGGCCGACCATAGCTGCCCTGGCGCAGCGAAACTGGCCGTTATTCCGTGAGCCGAGAGACGCTTGGTATCGTAGAGATGACATCGAAGTCGGGCAGCGGGAACTGATGTTCCAGGATCCCGATGGCTATCTCATTCGTTTCGGCCAGTTCCTCGGCCAACGTCCACGTGCCACCTGA
- a CDS encoding 6-pyruvoyl trahydropterin synthase family protein yields MYSVEVRDRIMIAHSLPDPFFGPAQGKHGASFVIDVAFFRETLTAQNVVVDIGAALDVLGKTLKRLAYQDLDTLPEFAGKLTTTEFLCKYVFDRMAEAARSGALGADAGGLAKIRVTLHEHDLARATFEAPLPQAA; encoded by the coding sequence ATGTATTCCGTCGAAGTCCGCGACCGCATCATGATCGCCCATTCGCTGCCCGACCCGTTCTTCGGGCCGGCCCAGGGCAAGCACGGCGCGAGCTTCGTCATCGACGTCGCCTTCTTCCGCGAGACGCTCACCGCGCAGAACGTGGTCGTCGATATCGGCGCGGCGCTCGACGTGCTCGGCAAGACGCTGAAGCGCCTCGCCTACCAGGACCTCGACACGCTGCCGGAATTCGCCGGCAAGCTCACCACCACCGAGTTCCTCTGCAAATATGTCTTCGACCGCATGGCCGAGGCCGCGCGCTCGGGCGCGCTCGGCGCTGATGCCGGCGGCCTCGCCAAGATCCGCGTGACGCTGCACGAGCATGACCTCGCCCGCGCCACCTTCGAGGCGCCGCTGCCGCAAGCCGCCTGA
- a CDS encoding glycosyltransferase family 4 protein: MITATFAIPGDLATPTGGYRYDREVLARASAHGVEFDHLALPGSFPFPTPDELLRTAGLFVSHPADRVLMVDGLAYGALPESICLSAKSPIVALVHHPLALESGLAAETAVRLKASEAAALVHARRIIVTSRITGRILIEEYAVPADRITVAEPGTAPAPRAIGSGRSEPTILTVGAISARKGYDVLVAALARLQGEAWRLVIAGATDRAPEVHAALREAIRHHGLEARITLTGAISDAEIEDLYAQADLFVMPSRYEGYGMVLAEAMARGLPIITTTGGAAAETVPDGAAVKVPPDDALALSAALSRLIQSPRMRADLAARSFEAGRALPGWDDTARIVASVVAGLATGAPSHFHHPGSPR; this comes from the coding sequence ATGATCACGGCGACCTTCGCCATTCCCGGGGACCTTGCGACGCCCACCGGCGGCTATCGCTATGACCGGGAGGTGCTGGCCCGCGCCAGCGCCCATGGCGTCGAGTTCGACCACCTCGCCCTGCCCGGCTCGTTCCCTTTTCCCACTCCGGACGAGCTCCTGCGCACGGCCGGTCTCTTCGTCTCCCACCCGGCCGACCGCGTCCTCATGGTCGATGGCCTGGCCTATGGCGCCCTCCCCGAGAGCATCTGCCTCTCGGCCAAGAGCCCCATCGTGGCGCTGGTCCATCATCCCCTGGCGCTGGAGAGCGGCCTTGCGGCCGAGACGGCGGTGCGGCTGAAGGCGAGCGAGGCCGCTGCCCTGGTCCATGCCCGGCGCATCATCGTGACGAGCCGCATCACCGGCCGCATCCTCATCGAGGAATACGCCGTGCCGGCCGACCGCATCACCGTCGCCGAGCCTGGCACCGCCCCCGCGCCGCGGGCGATCGGCTCCGGGCGGAGCGAGCCGACCATCCTCACCGTCGGCGCCATCTCCGCCCGCAAGGGTTACGACGTGCTGGTGGCGGCGCTGGCGCGGCTGCAGGGCGAGGCCTGGCGGCTCGTGATTGCCGGGGCGACCGACCGCGCGCCCGAGGTCCACGCCGCGCTGCGCGAGGCGATCCGGCACCACGGGCTTGAGGCGCGCATCACCCTCACCGGCGCCATCTCCGATGCAGAGATCGAGGACCTCTACGCGCAGGCCGACCTCTTCGTCATGCCCTCGCGCTACGAGGGCTACGGCATGGTTTTGGCGGAAGCCATGGCGCGCGGCCTGCCGATCATCACCACCACCGGCGGAGCTGCCGCGGAGACCGTGCCGGACGGCGCGGCGGTGAAGGTGCCGCCCGACGACGCACTCGCCCTCTCCGCCGCCCTGTCGCGCCTCATCCAGAGCCCGCGCATGCGCGCCGACCTCGCCGCCCGGTCCTTCGAGGCTGGCCGCGCCCTGCCCGGCTGGGACGACACGGCCCGCATCGTCGCGTCCGTCGTCGCAGGACTCGCGACGGGCGCCCCTTCCCATTTCCACCATCCGGGGTCGCCGCGATGA